The Paenibacillus tianjinensis genome has a window encoding:
- a CDS encoding bifunctional riboflavin kinase/FAD synthetase yields MRTVTLSYPMPPETAAEWAQPQVAALGQFDGLHRGHASVITSAVALARRQGVPAAVMTFHPHPKDVMGKGDYDGYLTPPKDKQELLSGMGVDILYIIDFNEQLSRVSPQDFVSIMLLPLQIITAVVGFDFRFGYLGEGDSDMLRELGLGAMSVETVPPFLLDGEKVSSSGIRKSLQSGDLALANSWFGRCYHLRGIVGHGEKRGRTIGFPTANLQLEDRYVIPAKGVYAVKVFFKEEVLYGVMNVGVKPTFHDGMVAPSFEVHLFDFAADIYGQELKVELEGFIRPERKFESIDALISQISKDAETAKALLGYPS; encoded by the coding sequence GTGAGAACCGTAACCTTAAGCTATCCAATGCCGCCGGAGACAGCAGCCGAGTGGGCACAGCCCCAAGTAGCTGCACTGGGCCAGTTTGACGGACTGCACCGCGGACATGCCAGCGTCATTACATCCGCTGTAGCTCTGGCCCGGAGACAAGGTGTACCGGCTGCAGTGATGACCTTTCATCCTCATCCCAAGGATGTCATGGGCAAAGGCGACTATGATGGATATTTGACCCCGCCGAAGGATAAGCAGGAGCTTCTGTCTGGTATGGGTGTCGATATTTTGTATATAATTGATTTTAATGAGCAGCTTTCCCGGGTCAGCCCGCAGGATTTTGTCTCCATTATGCTGCTGCCCCTGCAGATTATAACTGCAGTAGTCGGGTTTGATTTCCGCTTCGGTTACCTGGGCGAAGGCGATTCGGACATGCTCCGTGAGCTGGGGCTTGGGGCAATGAGTGTGGAGACGGTTCCTCCGTTCCTTCTTGATGGAGAGAAGGTAAGCAGCTCCGGAATCCGTAAGAGCTTGCAAAGCGGTGATCTGGCCCTTGCGAATAGCTGGTTTGGACGCTGTTATCATCTGCGCGGAATCGTCGGACATGGTGAGAAGCGCGGGCGCACCATCGGGTTCCCCACCGCCAATCTTCAACTGGAAGACCGGTATGTCATCCCGGCCAAGGGAGTCTATGCAGTGAAGGTCTTCTTTAAGGAAGAAGTTTTGTATGGGGTAATGAACGTTGGGGTTAAGCCCACATTCCATGATGGGATGGTGGCACCGAGTTTTGAAGTGCACCTGTTTGATTTTGCCGCAGATATCTATGGACAGGAGCTTAAAGTAGAACTTGAGGGCTTTATCCGTCCTGAACGGAAATTCGAGTCCATTGATGCCCTGATCTCGCAAATCTCCAAGGATGCTGAGACAGCCAAAGCGCTGCTGGGATATCCTTCATAA
- the truB gene encoding tRNA pseudouridine(55) synthase TruB: MSELTGVLAVYKPAGYTSHDVVAKARRILGMKRIGHTGTLDPQVTGVLPLCLGRATRVVEYIQELPKEYVATLRLGLSSDTEDMTGTITETVDEVHVTEAEVLEVLNSFKGVISQVPPMYSAVKVDGKRLYELAREGKTVERKSREVEIYEIEMTDMVWNGNHPDITFRVLCSKGTYIRTLCVDIGRALGLPGVMVELTRTMSAGISASHCLTLEQIAEHKEAGTLEQHLIAADEAISHLPRHSVIDEKKKAAMQGQRLSIRYVAPEVKQGGDFRLYDLQGEFLGIYKLEDTGAIAPVKVFAQG; the protein is encoded by the coding sequence ATGAGTGAACTCACAGGTGTTTTGGCGGTCTATAAGCCTGCAGGATACACTTCACATGACGTTGTAGCCAAAGCCCGGAGAATTCTCGGTATGAAACGGATTGGTCATACGGGTACACTTGATCCTCAGGTGACCGGAGTGCTTCCGCTTTGTCTTGGACGGGCTACCCGGGTGGTGGAATATATCCAGGAGCTGCCCAAGGAATATGTTGCGACCCTCAGACTCGGCTTATCCAGTGATACAGAAGATATGACTGGTACGATTACGGAGACGGTGGATGAAGTTCATGTTACCGAAGCCGAAGTGCTTGAGGTGCTGAACTCGTTCAAAGGAGTGATCTCCCAGGTTCCACCAATGTATTCGGCGGTCAAGGTTGACGGTAAGCGTCTTTATGAGCTGGCCCGAGAAGGCAAAACAGTCGAACGCAAAAGCCGTGAAGTGGAGATCTATGAAATTGAAATGACGGATATGGTCTGGAACGGCAATCATCCTGATATTACTTTCCGTGTATTGTGTTCGAAGGGCACTTATATCCGTACACTATGTGTGGATATTGGCCGTGCGCTTGGACTTCCCGGTGTAATGGTCGAGCTTACGCGTACGATGTCTGCCGGGATTTCTGCCAGCCATTGCCTGACCCTCGAGCAGATTGCTGAACATAAGGAAGCAGGCACACTTGAGCAGCATTTGATTGCGGCAGACGAGGCCATATCCCATTTGCCGCGGCACTCCGTGATCGATGAGAAGAAGAAGGCTGCCATGCAGGGTCAACGTCTTTCGATCCGGTATGTGGCACCCGAAGTGAAGCAGGGCGGTGACTTCCGGCTTTACGATCTTCAGGGAGAATTCCTGGGTATTTACAAGCTGGAAGATACGGGGGCTATTGCACCTGTTAAAGTCTTCGCACAAGGTTAA
- the rpsO gene encoding 30S ribosomal protein S15 produces the protein MALTQERKHQLIDEHKTHESDTGSPEVQVAILTENIVNLTDHLRTHKKDHHSRRGLLKMVGQRRKLLAYLKNKDIRRYSALIEKLGLRR, from the coding sequence ATGGCATTGACTCAAGAACGTAAACACCAATTGATCGACGAGCACAAAACTCATGAATCCGATACCGGATCCCCTGAGGTGCAAGTTGCTATCCTTACGGAGAACATCGTTAATTTGACTGACCACTTGCGTACGCACAAGAAAGATCATCATTCCCGTCGCGGACTGCTCAAGATGGTTGGACAACGTCGTAAACTGCTGGCGTATTTGAAGAACAAAGACATCAGACGTTACAGCGCCCTGATCGAGAAACTGGGATTGCGTCGTTAA
- the pnp gene encoding polyribonucleotide nucleotidyltransferase — protein MEQRVEMQLGGRRLVLETGRLAKQANAAVMVRYGDTAVLCTVTASSEPKDLDFFPLTVNYEERLYAVGKIPGGFIKREGRPSEKAILSSRLTDRPIRPLFPEGFRNDVQVLNMVMSVDQDCAPDIAAMIGTSAALSISDVPFDGPIGGVAVGRVNGEFVINPDVAQQEASDIYVVVAGTKDAIMMVEAEANEVPEDVMLEAIMFGHEEIRKIVAVIEELVAVAGKEKMAVKLHAVNADVNTEVRAYAQSRLVEAVKIAEKHARQDAIDLINSETVEYFVEKYIETPELLKDVKEVLHDIVKDEVRRLITHDKVRPDGRKLDEIRPIECDTALLPRTHGSGLFTRGQTQILSVCTLGALGDVQILDGIDPTETKRFMHHYNFPPFSVGEARPLRAPGRREIGHGALGERALSKVIPSETEFPYTIRLVSEAIESNGSTSQASICASILAMMDAGVPIKAPVAGVAMGLIKDGEHVSILTDIQGMEDHLGDMDFKVAGTAEGVTAIQMDIKIAGIDRKILKEALEQAREGRLFILGKMMEAISEPRPSLSQYAPKIIIININPDKIRDVIGAGGKIINKIIEETGVKIDIEQDGRVFIGSSDEAMIQKARGIIEGIVKEVQVGEIYVGTVRRIEKFGAFVELIPGKDGLVHISQLSTERVAKVEDVVAIGDTITVKVTEIDQQGRVNLSRKAVLTSEAGAKA, from the coding sequence ATGGAACAACGTGTAGAAATGCAGCTTGGCGGAAGACGCCTGGTGCTGGAGACCGGCCGCCTTGCCAAACAGGCAAATGCCGCTGTTATGGTACGCTACGGAGATACTGCAGTATTGTGTACGGTTACAGCTTCCAGTGAACCTAAAGATCTGGATTTTTTCCCGCTTACGGTTAACTATGAAGAAAGATTATATGCAGTAGGTAAAATCCCTGGCGGATTTATCAAGCGGGAAGGCAGACCGAGTGAGAAAGCAATTCTGTCCAGCCGCCTGACCGACCGTCCAATTCGTCCATTGTTTCCGGAAGGCTTCCGTAACGATGTTCAGGTACTGAACATGGTCATGAGTGTGGACCAGGATTGTGCCCCGGATATCGCGGCTATGATTGGTACGTCTGCTGCCCTGAGCATCTCCGATGTGCCGTTTGACGGGCCGATCGGCGGAGTGGCGGTTGGACGAGTCAACGGCGAATTCGTCATCAATCCGGACGTTGCCCAGCAGGAAGCCAGCGACATTTATGTCGTGGTTGCCGGAACGAAAGATGCCATCATGATGGTTGAAGCGGAAGCGAACGAAGTGCCGGAGGACGTGATGCTGGAAGCAATCATGTTCGGACACGAAGAAATCCGCAAGATCGTAGCAGTGATTGAAGAGCTGGTAGCCGTTGCCGGTAAAGAAAAAATGGCTGTAAAGCTGCACGCGGTAAATGCTGACGTGAACACAGAGGTTCGTGCTTATGCGCAGAGTCGTCTGGTAGAAGCTGTCAAGATTGCCGAGAAGCATGCACGCCAGGATGCTATCGATCTGATCAACAGTGAAACGGTGGAGTATTTCGTTGAGAAATACATAGAGACACCAGAGCTTCTGAAAGACGTGAAGGAAGTACTGCATGACATCGTTAAGGATGAAGTGCGCCGCCTGATTACGCATGACAAGGTGCGTCCGGATGGCCGTAAGCTGGATGAAATCCGTCCGATTGAATGTGATACCGCACTCCTGCCGCGTACGCACGGCTCCGGACTATTTACCCGCGGGCAAACACAAATTCTCAGCGTTTGTACACTTGGTGCGCTTGGTGATGTGCAAATTCTGGACGGTATCGATCCGACTGAAACCAAACGTTTCATGCATCATTACAACTTTCCGCCGTTCAGCGTAGGGGAAGCCCGCCCGCTTAGAGCACCGGGACGCCGCGAAATCGGCCACGGGGCACTGGGTGAACGCGCTCTTTCCAAAGTTATTCCTAGTGAAACTGAATTCCCGTACACGATCCGTCTGGTCTCGGAAGCGATTGAATCTAACGGTTCGACTTCCCAGGCAAGTATCTGCGCCAGTATCCTGGCAATGATGGATGCAGGGGTACCTATCAAGGCACCTGTAGCCGGCGTAGCTATGGGTCTGATCAAAGACGGAGAGCATGTCTCCATTCTGACAGACATCCAGGGTATGGAAGATCATCTGGGTGATATGGACTTTAAGGTAGCGGGAACTGCAGAAGGTGTAACCGCAATTCAGATGGATATCAAGATTGCCGGGATTGACCGCAAGATTCTGAAGGAAGCGTTGGAGCAAGCCAGAGAAGGACGTTTGTTCATCCTCGGCAAAATGATGGAAGCTATCTCTGAGCCAAGACCTAGCCTGTCCCAATATGCGCCTAAGATCATTATTATCAACATCAATCCGGACAAAATCCGTGATGTTATTGGTGCCGGCGGTAAGATCATCAACAAGATCATTGAGGAAACCGGCGTAAAGATCGACATCGAGCAGGATGGACGCGTATTTATCGGCTCTTCCGACGAAGCCATGATCCAAAAAGCCCGTGGCATCATCGAAGGCATTGTGAAGGAAGTCCAAGTTGGTGAAATCTATGTAGGTACGGTTCGCCGCATCGAGAAGTTCGGTGCTTTCGTTGAACTGATTCCCGGCAAAGACGGGCTGGTACACATCTCCCAGCTGTCCACAGAGCGCGTAGCGAAAGTAGAAGATGTTGTGGCCATCGGCGATACGATTACTGTAAAAGTAACCGAAATTGACCAGCAGGGCCGCGTCAACTTGTCGCGCAAAGCGGTATTGACTTCGGAAGCCGGAGCGAAAGCGTAA
- the rbfA gene encoding 30S ribosome-binding factor RbfA, translating to MSKIRAGRVGEQIKKELSQLIQSGLKDPRIGFVTVTGVDVTNDLSQAKVYLSVFGDAEQQSGSLKAIEKANGFLRSELGKAIRLRHTPELIFKIDESVAYGSHIEKLLGEIKHEES from the coding sequence ATGTCTAAAATCAGAGCCGGACGGGTTGGCGAGCAGATCAAGAAAGAGCTGAGCCAGCTCATCCAGAGCGGATTGAAAGACCCGCGCATTGGTTTCGTTACCGTAACCGGGGTAGACGTAACGAACGATCTATCTCAGGCCAAAGTATACCTGAGCGTGTTCGGGGATGCGGAGCAGCAGTCAGGGTCACTCAAAGCGATTGAGAAAGCCAACGGCTTTCTCCGTTCTGAGCTTGGCAAGGCGATCCGCCTGCGTCATACGCCTGAGCTGATCTTCAAAATTGATGAATCCGTTGCATACGGAAGTCATATTGAGAAGCTGCTGGGCGAGATCAAGCACGAAGAAAGCTAG
- a CDS encoding DHH family phosphoesterase: protein MQSYEQSLQQTRKFLLEHDDYLVVSHVQPDGDAVSSTLAVGWLLSCLGKKYTMLNEGPIPQRMEYLWHAGEIINLAERELQRQYSNVICVDCADFQRVGLTQRYFASDALIVNIDHHPTNNGYGFVTLIKPDAAATAEILFDLLKTFQVEWSLDIATALYTGLLTDTGGFRYSNTSPKVMAAVSELLAMGVNGPELAENLLEEMTLPQVKVLNRALNTLQLSPEGDIAWVHVTPQDMLDCGAANEDLEGIVNYPRNIRGVEVGLLFKVINEHAVKVSLRSAGKVDVAALAQVFGGGGHTRAAGARLEATLEQAIPLVLEEVRRHL from the coding sequence ATGCAGAGCTATGAACAAAGTCTCCAGCAGACCCGTAAGTTTCTGCTGGAACACGACGATTATCTTGTAGTGTCGCATGTTCAGCCGGACGGAGATGCAGTCAGCTCCACCCTCGCGGTGGGCTGGCTTCTCTCATGTCTGGGCAAAAAATATACTATGCTGAATGAAGGTCCAATTCCGCAGCGGATGGAATACTTATGGCATGCCGGTGAAATTATCAATTTGGCGGAACGTGAGCTGCAGCGCCAATACAGCAATGTAATTTGCGTCGATTGTGCTGATTTTCAGCGTGTGGGGCTAACCCAGCGATATTTTGCCAGTGATGCGCTCATCGTGAATATTGACCATCATCCTACCAATAACGGTTATGGTTTCGTGACGCTCATTAAGCCGGATGCTGCTGCGACTGCGGAAATTTTGTTCGACCTGCTGAAGACGTTTCAGGTGGAATGGAGCCTCGATATTGCCACGGCGCTTTATACGGGACTGCTGACGGATACCGGCGGATTCCGCTATTCCAATACCTCACCCAAAGTGATGGCGGCGGTCTCTGAACTGCTGGCAATGGGCGTTAACGGTCCGGAACTGGCGGAGAACCTGCTGGAGGAAATGACCCTGCCTCAGGTGAAAGTGCTGAACCGTGCATTGAATACACTACAGCTGTCCCCCGAAGGTGACATTGCCTGGGTGCATGTAACGCCGCAGGATATGCTTGACTGTGGCGCAGCCAATGAAGATTTGGAAGGTATAGTGAATTATCCCCGCAATATCCGCGGGGTTGAGGTTGGTCTTCTTTTCAAGGTGATCAATGAGCATGCTGTGAAAGTAAGCTTACGCTCAGCCGGCAAAGTTGATGTCGCAGCACTTGCGCAAGTATTCGGTGGCGGGGGTCATACCCGTGCTGCTGGTGCCCGTCTTGAGGCAACACTGGAACAGGCTATTCCGCTGGTGCTTGAGGAGGTCAGACGTCATTTATGA
- a CDS encoding polysaccharide deacetylase family protein has protein sequence MKTDKAALVLACIAVVIGIGSTYRPVKEMLAQLKPEDGLAVMANHPKEQNEELRLLVQSEAAKLNAAPVDATVDRIWKAIPGYNGLEVDEEATYRNALLTGPGDGLKLVYRQIRPKVSLNDLGAYPIYRGNPAKPMVSLMINVAWGNQYIEPMLDILDEEKVKVTFFLDGSWLSKNKELAAEMLKRGHEMENHAYTHPNMSTLSRARATAEIQKTQILLKESLGVTNQWFAPPSGDFDQETVDIAASLGLKTVLWTLDTVDWRNPSPESVIAKISAKTEPGTLILMHPTASSSKALKGMIRAIRAKDLQLGTVSQTLSAERLMPTEVE, from the coding sequence ATGAAGACGGACAAAGCGGCACTTGTACTGGCCTGTATTGCTGTTGTAATCGGTATTGGCAGTACATACAGACCCGTGAAGGAAATGCTGGCCCAGCTTAAGCCTGAGGATGGACTGGCAGTAATGGCTAATCATCCCAAGGAACAAAATGAGGAGCTGCGTTTACTGGTTCAGAGCGAGGCAGCCAAGTTGAATGCAGCCCCTGTAGATGCCACTGTAGACCGTATTTGGAAGGCCATTCCGGGTTATAACGGGCTCGAGGTAGATGAAGAAGCAACGTATCGAAATGCACTGCTGACAGGTCCTGGTGACGGCCTTAAGCTGGTTTACCGCCAAATCCGGCCTAAGGTCTCCTTAAATGATCTCGGGGCGTATCCGATCTACCGGGGCAATCCGGCCAAACCCATGGTCTCGCTGATGATTAATGTGGCCTGGGGCAATCAGTATATTGAACCGATGCTGGACATTCTGGATGAGGAGAAGGTGAAGGTGACCTTTTTTCTCGATGGAAGCTGGCTCAGTAAAAATAAAGAACTGGCTGCAGAGATGCTGAAGCGTGGTCATGAAATGGAGAATCATGCGTACACTCATCCGAATATGAGTACATTAAGCCGGGCGCGGGCGACTGCGGAAATCCAGAAGACTCAAATCCTCCTCAAGGAGAGCCTGGGAGTGACGAATCAGTGGTTCGCTCCCCCTTCAGGCGATTTTGATCAGGAAACGGTGGACATAGCTGCATCCTTGGGGCTGAAAACAGTGCTGTGGACGCTGGATACAGTCGATTGGAGGAATCCTTCCCCGGAATCTGTAATTGCTAAGATAAGTGCCAAGACTGAGCCAGGAACGCTGATACTGATGCATCCGACGGCATCTTCCTCCAAGGCACTGAAGGGCATGATACGGGCGATCAGAGCAAAAGATCTGCAGCTTGGAACAGTCAGCCAGACGTTGTCGGCGGAGCGGCTGATGCCCACCGAAGTTGAGTGA